The Lasioglossum baleicum unplaced genomic scaffold, iyLasBale1 scaffold0021, whole genome shotgun sequence genome contains a region encoding:
- the LOC143219123 gene encoding uncharacterized protein LOC143219123 produces the protein MLKYVVLGCMVLSVAFAEAPIHGVKPTNVLGTSDQHASFSFVRPGLTQTAFAFSGPSSHQSFSSSVGNPYLAQRVLPNVANALAYRNPGLGVFPVGPIANGYATAPPVAPTYVSAAAAPAPYPYQAAADPAALQAYYQQLQQVQQPQVQGYSAAALYQAQLAQLLALRQAQAQSQVQAQAVQAQQVPEQAELQQEAQQQLQQQEQQPQSLLGVAYSSAPSVARVKVSGNGYKFDF, from the exons ATGTTG AAATACGTAGTACTCGGTTGCATGGTGCTTTCTGTTGCATTTGCTGAGGCACCTATTCACGGTGTGAAGCCCACAAATGTATTGGGCACTTCTGACCAACACGCGTCTTTCAGTTTTGTTAGGCCAGGTTTAACGCAGACTGCCTTTGCATTCAGTGGACCCAGCTCTCACCAGTCATTTAGTTCTAGCGTTGGGAATCCTTACTTAGCACAGAGAGTGCTGCCTAATGTTGCTAATGCTCTTGCTTACAGAAACCCTGGGCTAG GAGTGTTTCCAGTTGGCCCAATTGCAAACGGCTATGCAACTGCACCACCAGTTGCACCTACATACGTGTCTGCTGCAGCTGCGCCTGCACCATATCCTTACCAAGCTGCTGCAGATCCTGCAGCATTGCAGGCTTATTATCAACAATTGCAACAAGTTCAGCAACCTCAAGTGCAAGGATACTCTGCAGCTGCATTGTACCAGGCACAACTGGCGCAGCTTCTTGCCCTGAGACAAGCTCAAGCGCAATCGCAAGTACAAGCACAAGCTGTTCAAGCGCAACAG GTCCCCGAGCAAGCAGAATTGCAGCAGGAGGCGCAACAACAACTCCAGCAACAGGAACAACAGCCTCAGAGTTTGTTGGGCGTCGCTTATTCCTCTGCACCTTCTGTGGCACGCGTCAAAGTTTCCGGAAATGGCTATAAATTTGACTTTTAA
- the Emei gene encoding transmembrane protein 161-like emei, whose translation MAFLGAQLVITLIMVSIIQKLTPHFSLARWILCSTGLTRYLYPTDQQLRSLVGVPKEKPKKGKHTENGKVADVFQVPRNLDITLEGVKITTLDVVHLKYYTEYQWLLDFSVYAAAVYALTEVYNYFYPIRDEINLSMLWCSLVLGFAFKVLLSLWIEYFKGEESIGERSTCIVTGFAYLLLAMMILIVDENNLEIGLDKAYSSFNHSASLFLDNQGLSSTGPASKIVIKFFLALWCGLLGSLFTFPGLRASKMHWDSLRYNKDRKLLLLLSNISYASPLLLISLWIKPISRDYLTVRIFSGMNQPLMTSSAFESMRLIAIIVAVLLKLILMPMYLQSYLNLAVQRLENQKKEAGRIKNVDLQKKIAAVFYYLCVVALQFIVPLIICLFFTFMYKSLGGYTWEGIFREPALEECPADEPPRSILRGTNDDPERSVVQTAQDFQLALSSLKQIFTTEVYGGLFGLATWWSCFTLFATTAMGMFYQSYFSSM comes from the exons ATG gCTTTCTTAGGAGCTCAATTAGTGATCACTCTTATTATGGTCAGTATCATCCAAAAATTGACTCCGCATTTCTCCTTGGCAAGATGGATCTTATGTTCTACAGG GTTGACACGCTACTTGTATCCAACCGACCAACAGTTGAGAAGCCTCGTGGGTGTACCCAAAGAGAAACCCAAGAAAGGCAAGCATACAGAGAATGGAAAGGTTGCCGACGTGTTTCAAGTTCCTAGAAATCTGGATATTACATTGGAGGGCGTGAAAATAACTACCTTAGACGTAGtgcatttaaaatattatacagAGTATCAATGGTTGTTGGATTTTTCTGTTTATGCTGCTGCGGTCTATGCTCTTACAGAG GTCTATAATTATTTCTATCCAATCAGAGACGAAATAAATCTAAGTATGCTTTGGTGCTCATTGGTTCTGGGTTTTGCATT CAAGGTATTGCTTTCCCTCTGGATAGAATATTTCAAAGGAGAGGAGAGCATAGGCGAAAGGTCTACGTGTATCGTCACCGGATTTGCTTATCTTCTACTAGCTATGATGATTCTTATAGTCGACGAGAACAATCTCGAAATTGGATTGGACAAAGCCTACTCAAGCTTTAATCACAGTGCATCTTTGTTCTTAGATAATCAAGGTCTTTCGTCTAC AGGACCTGCATCAAAAATTGTTATCAAATTCTTTCTTGCCTTATGGTGTGGTTTGCTTGGTTCTTTATTTACTTTCCCTGGATTGAGAGCGTCGAAAATGCATTGGGATTCGTTAAG aTATAACAAAGACAGAAAGCTATTGTTATTGCTATCGAATATTAGTTATGCTTCTCCGCTTCTGTTGATAAGCTTATGGATCAAGCCTATAAGCAGGGATTATCTTACAGTTCGAATATTCTCTGGTATGAACCAGCCATT AATGACATCTTCGGCTTTCGAGAGTATGAGGCTGATCGCGATCATCGTTGCAGTGTTATTAAAGCTGATACTTATGCCGATGTATCTTCAATCATACCTAAACTTAGCTGTACAACGATTAGAGAATCAAAAGAAAGAAGCTGGTAGAATAAAGAACGTTGATTTACAGAAAAAG ATTGCAGCagtgttttattatttatgtgtTGTTGCGTTGCAATTTATTGttccattaattatatgttTATTTTTTACGTTCATGTACAAATCGTTAG GTGGTTACACGTGGGAAGGTATTTTCAGAGAGCCAGCTttagaagaatgtccagcggatGAACCACCGAGATCGATATTGAGAGGAACCAATGACGATCCTGAAAGATCTGTTGTGCAAACCGCGCAAGATTTTCAACTCGCGCTGAGTTCTTTGAAGCAG ATATTTACAACAGAGGTGTACGGAGGTTTATTCGGTCTAGCGACGTGGTGGAGTTGCTTTACATTATTCGCGACTACCGCCATGGGCATGTTTTATCAGTCATACTTCTCCAGCATGTGA